The Opitutales bacterium ASA1 genome window below encodes:
- a CDS encoding glycoside hydrolase family 43 protein — protein MSRFWIRTLAVCLPTCGLVVGLSAAQHRSEIRIRDPFVLPDPGSQIYYVYGTTTSGIFDAGIERKAVMVFTTKDLETWEAPVPVWEVPEDHWGRETVWAPEVHRYRDRWYLFVTITSKDTLPTPPGRPQNVKRGTEILVADSPLGPFEPIGDGPQTPHDWMALDGSLWVEDGVPYMVFCHEWAQITDGTFDIVRLSDDLSRPIGEPRLLFSASDGPWVRCRGDIGELYQGKRYHAYVSDGNWLHRTKDGTLLMLWSSYGPAKYAVGVARSESGSVFGPWVQEPDPIWVDDGGHPMLFETFDGRLVMVIHQPNRRVERARFFEMEDLGHTLRVASEIGRVDDSRARPMPSQR, from the coding sequence ATGTCTCGCTTCTGGATTCGAACGCTCGCCGTCTGCTTGCCGACGTGCGGCCTTGTCGTCGGACTCTCCGCGGCGCAGCACCGCTCCGAAATCCGCATTCGTGATCCGTTCGTGCTCCCGGACCCCGGCTCCCAAATCTACTACGTTTACGGGACCACGACCTCCGGCATCTTCGACGCCGGTATAGAGCGCAAGGCGGTTATGGTCTTCACGACCAAGGACCTGGAGACGTGGGAGGCTCCCGTGCCGGTGTGGGAAGTACCCGAGGACCATTGGGGCCGCGAGACGGTGTGGGCGCCGGAAGTGCATCGCTACCGGGATCGCTGGTACCTTTTCGTCACCATCACCTCGAAGGATACGCTCCCGACGCCGCCCGGTCGCCCGCAGAACGTGAAGCGCGGGACCGAGATACTGGTGGCCGATTCACCGCTCGGGCCGTTCGAGCCGATCGGAGACGGGCCCCAGACGCCGCACGACTGGATGGCGCTCGACGGCAGTCTGTGGGTGGAGGACGGCGTACCGTACATGGTCTTCTGTCACGAATGGGCGCAGATCACGGACGGAACCTTCGACATCGTGCGCCTGAGCGACGATCTGTCGCGACCGATCGGAGAGCCGCGGTTGTTGTTTTCCGCGTCCGACGGGCCGTGGGTGCGCTGTCGAGGGGACATCGGCGAGTTGTATCAAGGAAAGCGATACCACGCCTACGTGAGCGACGGCAACTGGCTGCACCGTACGAAAGACGGCACGCTCCTCATGCTCTGGTCGAGCTACGGTCCGGCGAAGTACGCGGTCGGCGTGGCCCGCTCGGAGAGCGGAAGCGTATTCGGACCGTGGGTACAAGAGCCGGATCCGATCTGGGTCGACGACGGCGGTCATCCGATGTTGTTCGAGACCTTCGACGGGCGTCTCGTGATGGTCATTCATCAACCCAATCGGCGCGTGGAGCGGGCGCGATTCTTCGAGATGGAGGACCTCGGGCACACGTTGCGCGTGGCGAGCGAGATCGGTCGGGTCGACGACTCGCGCGCGCGACCGATGCCGTCGCAGCGGTAG
- a CDS encoding AraC family transcriptional regulator: MNATSARLGERDAWAERLRAGQFRQLLDLVPHTLFFAKDLEGRLTFANTAFVQRCGYDSEEEIVGLRDEDIFPPALAERYRDGDRRVIATGKPVLGIIELFPDVLGEPDWCETNKLPLFDSRGRVCGVYGTVRSYEGARAAIQPYLDLAPSADYLKTHYADRLDIEKLASLSGMSVRQFERRFNQTFRMNPRTYLVRVRVAIGAELLRTTSRRTTEIALEVGFYDHSDFSRQFRRVMGVSPTDYRRQRSKDGA, from the coding sequence ATGAATGCGACATCGGCGCGTCTGGGCGAACGCGACGCGTGGGCGGAGCGCCTACGGGCGGGACAGTTTCGCCAACTGCTCGATCTTGTGCCGCACACGCTCTTCTTCGCGAAGGATCTCGAGGGGCGCTTGACCTTCGCGAACACGGCCTTCGTGCAGCGTTGCGGTTACGACTCGGAGGAGGAGATCGTGGGACTGCGCGACGAGGACATTTTTCCGCCGGCGCTGGCCGAGCGCTACCGGGACGGCGACCGTCGTGTGATCGCGACGGGCAAACCGGTCTTGGGCATCATCGAGTTGTTTCCCGACGTGCTCGGCGAGCCGGATTGGTGCGAAACGAACAAGCTCCCTCTCTTCGACAGCCGCGGACGTGTTTGCGGTGTGTATGGAACCGTACGGAGCTACGAAGGCGCGCGGGCGGCGATCCAACCGTACCTCGATCTCGCGCCGTCGGCCGACTACTTGAAGACGCACTACGCGGACCGCCTCGACATCGAGAAGCTCGCGTCGCTGTCGGGCATGTCCGTGCGACAGTTCGAGCGCCGTTTCAACCAGACCTTCCGCATGAATCCGCGCACCTACCTCGTGCGCGTGCGGGTGGCGATCGGGGCGGAGCTGTTGCGCACCACGAGTCGACGGACGACGGAGATCGCGCTCGAGGTGGGGTTCTACGATCACAGTGATTTCTCCCGACAGTTTCGCCGCGTGATGGGTGTGTCGCCGACGGACTACCGGCGGCAACGGAGCAAGGACGGAGCGTAG
- a CDS encoding MFS transporter, whose amino-acid sequence MALFWGCFIALITTSFAFVTRAFLVNDPALWPSEFGLDKVQAQVLFGAGVWPFAISIILFSLVIDKIGYRTAMVFSFLCYAVYAALALGAYGVIHPNGGAPTGEALVEARARAFQMLYWGSVILGLGNGTVEAFINPVVATMFNRDKTKWLNILHAGWPGGLALGGVITIVLGSRVTDDWRILLYVLAIPALVYLVMLIKARFPLNERVASGTSYREMLAEFGVLGAAIAGYLVIKQLGEVFGWSDVVVFGLLAVLLVGYWLYCRSLGRGLIVLLCLLMVPLATTELGTDAAITGIMEEPLTQAGFSPLWVLIYTSLIMVVLRFFAGPIVRALSPLGLLAVSAGLAIVGLFLLSRSAGLFAIFAAATLYGLGKTFFWPTTLGVVSEQSPKGGALTLNAIAGIGMLTAGVIGGPMIGEFQERAARIEITEQLPGVYEQVSREDHYVLGSYTAVDADKVAMLPAETAGRVTVIAKEARQHALATVTIFPGIMLVAYLGLIFWFKSRGGYRPVNLHVGH is encoded by the coding sequence ATGGCGCTGTTCTGGGGATGTTTCATCGCCCTCATCACCACCTCGTTCGCGTTCGTGACGCGTGCGTTTCTGGTCAACGATCCGGCGTTGTGGCCGTCCGAGTTCGGCTTGGACAAGGTGCAAGCGCAGGTGCTCTTCGGGGCCGGCGTGTGGCCGTTCGCCATCTCGATCATCCTCTTCAGCCTCGTGATCGACAAGATCGGCTATCGCACGGCGATGGTCTTCAGTTTCCTCTGTTACGCGGTCTATGCCGCGCTGGCGCTCGGGGCCTACGGAGTGATCCATCCGAACGGCGGTGCGCCGACCGGCGAGGCGCTGGTGGAGGCGCGGGCTCGCGCGTTTCAGATGCTCTATTGGGGATCGGTCATCCTCGGTCTGGGCAACGGGACCGTGGAGGCGTTCATCAATCCCGTCGTCGCCACGATGTTCAACCGCGACAAGACCAAGTGGCTGAACATCCTCCACGCCGGTTGGCCGGGCGGGCTGGCGCTCGGTGGCGTGATCACGATCGTGCTCGGGTCGCGCGTGACCGACGACTGGCGCATCCTCCTCTACGTGCTCGCGATCCCGGCACTCGTCTACCTCGTCATGTTGATCAAGGCGCGGTTCCCGCTCAACGAGCGCGTCGCGTCGGGCACGTCCTATCGGGAAATGCTGGCGGAGTTCGGGGTGCTCGGTGCCGCCATCGCGGGTTATCTCGTGATCAAGCAACTCGGCGAAGTGTTCGGCTGGAGCGACGTCGTCGTCTTCGGACTGCTCGCGGTCCTGTTGGTCGGTTACTGGCTCTACTGCCGGTCGCTCGGCCGCGGGTTGATCGTGCTGCTCTGTCTCCTCATGGTGCCGCTCGCCACTACGGAACTCGGCACCGACGCGGCCATCACGGGCATCATGGAAGAGCCGTTGACGCAGGCCGGATTCAGCCCGCTGTGGGTGTTGATCTACACTTCGCTCATCATGGTGGTGCTGCGCTTCTTCGCCGGTCCGATCGTGCGGGCGCTCTCGCCGCTGGGGTTGTTGGCCGTGTCCGCGGGACTGGCCATCGTGGGTCTGTTTCTCCTCTCGCGCTCGGCGGGGTTGTTCGCGATCTTCGCCGCCGCCACGCTCTACGGTCTCGGCAAGACTTTCTTCTGGCCGACCACGCTCGGCGTCGTGTCCGAGCAATCACCCAAAGGCGGCGCGCTCACGCTCAACGCGATCGCCGGGATCGGCATGCTCACGGCCGGCGTGATCGGCGGTCCGATGATCGGCGAGTTCCAAGAGCGCGCCGCTCGCATCGAGATCACCGAGCAGTTGCCGGGTGTTTACGAGCAAGTGTCCCGCGAGGATCACTACGTGCTCGGAAGCTACACGGCCGTGGACGCCGACAAGGTCGCGATGCTCCCCGCCGAGACGGCCGGTCGCGTCACCGTCATCGCCAAGGAAGCCCGACAGCACGCGTTGGCGACGGTCACGATCTTCCCCGGCATCATGCTCGTCGCCTATCTCGGGTTGATCTTCTGGTTCAAGTCTCGTGGCGGCTATCGTCCCGTGAACCTCCACGTGGGTCACTGA
- a CDS encoding sugar phosphate isomerase/epimerase yields the protein MLIGASTWLWTSPLTTAAAEDLLPRIAHLGFAAVELPLEDTALVDAKRVRALAGDHNLEVSVCGAFGPGRDLTNADAKVRQNTQDYIAACLDFAVEVGAPMFCGPLYAEVGKRRQLPEAERRAEWQLAVAGIRTACEAAATRGLRIAIEPLNRFETDLVHTAADAVRMARDVAHPAAGVMIDTFHMTIEEDNLEQAVLTAGPYLLHVQVSENQRGIPGTGLTDWAALARGLRAVDYKGLVVIESFTPDNRDLAAAVCIWNRRAPDQDTFAREGLRFLEQHFTPASP from the coding sequence ATGCTGATTGGCGCCAGTACCTGGCTTTGGACTTCGCCGCTGACGACCGCGGCGGCGGAGGACCTCCTCCCGCGCATCGCGCACCTCGGCTTCGCCGCCGTGGAGCTGCCGCTGGAGGACACCGCGCTCGTGGATGCGAAGCGCGTGCGCGCCCTAGCGGGCGACCACAACCTCGAGGTGTCCGTGTGCGGCGCCTTTGGTCCCGGCCGCGACCTGACCAATGCCGACGCGAAGGTGCGGCAAAATACGCAGGATTACATCGCGGCCTGCCTCGACTTCGCCGTCGAGGTCGGCGCGCCGATGTTCTGCGGCCCGCTCTACGCGGAGGTCGGCAAGCGCCGGCAGCTACCCGAGGCCGAGCGCCGCGCCGAGTGGCAGCTCGCCGTGGCCGGCATCCGCACCGCCTGCGAGGCCGCCGCCACGCGCGGCCTGCGCATCGCCATCGAGCCGCTGAACCGTTTCGAGACCGACCTCGTCCACACCGCGGCCGACGCCGTGCGGATGGCGCGCGACGTGGCGCATCCGGCCGCCGGTGTGATGATCGACACCTTCCACATGACGATCGAGGAGGACAACCTCGAGCAGGCCGTGCTCACCGCCGGGCCGTACCTGCTGCACGTGCAGGTCTCCGAAAACCAGCGGGGCATTCCCGGCACCGGCCTCACCGATTGGGCGGCGCTCGCCCGCGGCCTGCGCGCCGTCGACTACAAAGGCCTCGTCGTGATCGAGAGCTTCACGCCCGACAACCGCGACCTCGCCGCCGCCGTCTGCATCTGGAACCGCCGCGCACCCGACCAGGACACCTTCGCCCGCGAAGGGCTGCGTTTCCTCGAGCAACATTTCACCCCCGCCTCCCCATGA
- a CDS encoding Gfo/Idh/MocA family oxidoreductase: MSTRKINVAIIGLGFGAEFIPIYQAHPNANLVAVCQRNKKKLDAVADAFEVPKRYESYDELLDDPEIDAVHINTPIPDHAEQSIKALEAGKHVACTVPMATSIADCRRIVDLTKKTGLSYMMMETVVYAREYLYIKELYDTGKLGKLQFLQASHQQDMDGWPNYWPGLPPMWYATHCVGPMLALTDAAAEYVSCFGSGTIRPELVKHYGSPFAVETAHVKLKDSDLTARIIRSLFDTARQYRESIDVYGSKQSFEWTLIEHEPHVLHTAKKPEPKIPKKIQVPDFAKRLPKEIRKFTTKGVYDLGKKTHLSFTQGAGHGGSHPHLVHEFLSALVEGRDPAPNAVKSANWTCVGLCAHESALKGGKIVHLPKFTLSG; encoded by the coding sequence ATGAGCACCCGCAAGATCAACGTCGCCATCATCGGTCTCGGCTTCGGCGCCGAGTTCATTCCCATCTACCAGGCGCATCCGAACGCCAATCTCGTCGCCGTCTGCCAGCGCAACAAGAAGAAGCTCGATGCCGTGGCCGACGCTTTCGAAGTGCCGAAGCGTTACGAGAGCTACGACGAACTGCTCGACGACCCGGAGATCGACGCGGTCCACATCAACACGCCGATCCCCGACCACGCCGAGCAGTCCATCAAGGCCCTCGAGGCCGGCAAGCACGTCGCCTGCACCGTGCCGATGGCGACCTCCATCGCCGACTGCCGCCGCATCGTGGACCTCACGAAGAAGACCGGCCTCAGCTACATGATGATGGAGACGGTCGTCTATGCCCGCGAATACCTCTACATCAAGGAGCTCTACGACACCGGCAAGCTGGGCAAGCTGCAGTTCCTCCAAGCGAGCCACCAGCAGGACATGGACGGCTGGCCAAACTATTGGCCCGGCCTCCCGCCGATGTGGTATGCCACGCACTGCGTCGGCCCCATGCTCGCGCTCACCGACGCTGCGGCCGAATACGTCTCCTGCTTCGGCTCGGGCACGATCCGCCCCGAGTTGGTGAAGCACTACGGTTCGCCCTTCGCCGTCGAGACCGCACACGTGAAGCTGAAGGACAGCGATCTCACCGCGCGCATCATCCGCTCGCTCTTCGACACCGCGCGCCAGTATCGCGAGAGCATCGATGTCTATGGCTCGAAGCAGTCGTTCGAGTGGACGCTGATCGAGCACGAACCGCACGTCCTGCACACGGCCAAGAAACCGGAGCCGAAAATCCCGAAGAAGATCCAGGTGCCGGATTTCGCCAAGCGCCTGCCGAAGGAGATCCGCAAGTTCACGACCAAGGGCGTCTATGATCTCGGCAAGAAGACGCATCTGAGCTTCACGCAGGGCGCCGGCCACGGCGGCTCGCACCCGCACCTCGTGCACGAGTTTTTGTCCGCCCTCGTCGAGGGCCGCGACCCGGCCCCGAACGCGGTCAAGTCCGCCAACTGGACCTGCGTCGGCCTCTGCGCGCACGAATCCGCGCTGAAGGGCGGCAAGATCGTCCACCTGCCGAAGTTCACCCTGTCCGGCTGA